The stretch of DNA aCGGTGTGTATCCTGAAAACCTTCGAATGGTGAAGTGGTTCTGAAACGCCAATAGAATGACACTGAGCCAAAAGCCTCACTTCATCTGACTATATTTTCGAGCAAAAGTAgatattttatgaaaacaatATCTCCCAAAAATCAACATATACTATCgcactgaaatgtcttcacgtATTTTATAACGTCTTCAAAAtgccttcacaaaatcaaatgtcttcacagtaactCAAATAtcttcttcaaaatgaagacctGTCTTCAAACCTGGTAACTCTGGTCAGGAGAATAAACTTCACGCAATTGGCACAGCTCTACTTTTGTTTTTCTTCGTCTCTCGTTGACACTTCGAGAAGTCTCCGGTGCAGCCGCTACGGTTATGCTTGTGAATTCGTTGGTCCGAAATATTTTTAGAACTTTGTTTAATTTTCCTGGTTAATATCATGCAAGTAACTTTGCTGTGTGTATCGATGTAATATGTTCACTTTTTGTTCTTGGCACAGCGTACAGCCGGTATTGCACAATGATCGAGGCAAAGCTGGAGGCCGTTCCGTTGGTTGAAATCGATGAAGGGATCTTCAAGTATGTGCTGATCAAAGTCTACGGCACGGAAAAGGTAGATGGCAGTGAGCCAGCCAAGAATATTGTGCGCGGGTTTGCTCGGGCGCAATGGCATTCTGATATCTACGACGAGGTGAGCTCATCTTTAGCAGGGCTCGGATTGGAGACGGAATGCCTCGGTGGCGGACGTATCGAGCACCGACCGGACCAGAAGCTGATTAAGGTATACGGCTACTCGCAGGGCTACGGTAAAGCCGACCATGAAGAAGTTAAGCGTATTTTATTGACGAAATATATGGGATATCAGTATGAAATCTCGGATGAAGGTTATTAGTACTGCGTTGGCTGATTTACAATTTTTATAatacataatttattttatCCCATTGAAAGTAGTGTCTCacttattttaattattttatcaatGTTATGTAACATTAAATAATTATTACCCGTTTAGAATTCCATATTCGCTACTCTGGCAATATAAACTGTACATTGATTCAAGATGATACATACCACGTGTTGCGGTCGACAAACAAACACTACTCTTTAGAGCAACTTTACTAGGAACTGCTTGAAGCTAAAAATAATTGGCTAGGAAAGGACTATATTTTCGATGTTCCTACCGGATCCAAGCCAGAGTTACCTCTGAGTCTGGAAAGTAGATGACACGGTTGATTCGGATGGAATGATTAGAAAGCACAAATGCTAGAGAAGCCATCTTCGTTTTGATTGACACTAGAGCGCATTTAGCTGTTCCATAAGAATAAGCAGCTCAGAACTATGTACATCATCGCTGCGTGCGCCGCTTCGCTTGAGTCGACGAACACATGAACCTCCAAATTTATCCAACTGCATAATCCTCGATTCGTTAACGCTATTTCGTCTCTAAAGGTCGTAGAAAAGAGTACATTGTTCTCTGCGGTGTGCCATAGCATCCCCAACACGCGTCCCGAGTCCGACCTCAATAAtaacagccctattctgtattccatttcgttcgaaatcgAAATacttcgaatcgatcgaaatacagaataggggtgtaagtctttctttttttcatttcttgatCCGGAGATAGTCCCGAGTGGTCCAGCACTACCTTTCGGTTTGATGACCAATTTCGGGTTTCATATCCGCCTTGGGCATGAACCCATTTCATCACGCTGGATCCTCCTCGGTGGTCTCGAAACTGCCCTCGGGAATCTGTCTGCAAACTCGTGGCGTCCCATGTTACCCGTACCTTTTCCGGTTTCTTTGGATTGCAAACCACCCCTAACGGTAGATACCAGATCCGTCTGGGATCTGGGTCGGTTAactcatctgctgttgctagaagccCTTATCCTGATATTCCTGTACTTGACAGTGGATGCTTTCTTTGAGAACGGGGTCTTTATCCATGCGTCTCTCAGAACACTGCAGACGGTGTAGGGCCATTGGGAAGCTATCGAAGAGCTCTACATAATCCGTCCTCCATGGCAGGTATGTTTCGAAACAGTTGTCTATTCTTCGCATCGTGTCCTCTATGACTCGTCGTGCTCTTGCATCCTTGGTGGATTCACGATTTCCGCACTGACCACTACACTGTTCTCCGCATTGAAGTAATCTTTCAGCAGTTTTTCCTCGGCTTGGCATTTGTACACGCGGTAGTAGAGTGCTTCGTTGTTTTGTGGTTTGTCATCCAGACTGTCATAGATACACCATCCTAAGCGTGTCTTGGCCGCCATGACTACGCAGGTTTTGGAATTCGATCAGCAGCTTCGATGTGACATTTATCGTAGCTAAGGACCGAGAGTCATTCCAGGTGCGAATGTTCGTCTTGAAGTTTCTCGAAGCACAGCGTTTGCGATGGTAGATCCAAACTTTTCACTGTGTGAACGTGCACTAGGTGGAATCGATTGTTCCGATCTATTCCGGACACCTCGAGCATCTTCTTCGGTTTTATCAGCAGTCTTCTTGTTGTCATATTAGCGGTCCATTTGAGGCAAAGTGGAACATTGGGATCTTCCACCTCAAGTTCTGCTACTAGTTCCGTCACACGGGATTAAAGCGAGCAGCTTAAGTGCCACCTCGTAAGACAGCCACTTACTCGCTGTCTGCCCGGCAAGAATTCCGACCTCATGGTGGGTTCATGAATTGATCCCAAAATGCGCGAAAAGCTGACCCTTCCTGACACCTACACCGTTCCCGTTTCTCTGCTCTGTTTCCAACACGGTGACTGGGAGAAGTCCGCAGATTCTACCAAGGGCACAGATACGCACACCAATGCGTTTTCCACTGGTGCCCCCTGCCCAATTGCATCAGAAAGCACAAGTCGAGATAGACTGAGACTCTTAAGCAGTCTACACTTGGAGTACAACCAAAAACTCTACAGACGGAACAACGACGCGAAGCTCGTAAAAAGGTTTTCTCCAAACATCAGAATATCTCCACAAAATTAACTAGATCATTTTCTGAACTCAAAACATTTATTCTTTAACCCCTTCACAtataacgtcgaaccacacCCGTGGCGATTAGACTGTACCAGAACGTACAATatcgaacctcactcgtcgtctatcgatgtgaaatggatacatgcttcaggcgtgtgcgatcgtaagtaagatacacactcagcagagtatcgaaacgactcactgtgctcgtgtttgggctcttttattgaaaattaaatcgtacggcaaggggttaacctattctattcaaattcgtcgagatctagtgtcatctcgaaaaatttttgttcaaaaattggCATTCTGGGATTtgtttttcggagtacgaaacgaaaagtatggttttgggtggcaataaaaatagtcatctcgatttttcattcggaacatgctacgaaatgttgatttgcacgataatatacactatggaaaatattagcccattcggacttcatttactggatttgagtttttttgacgaacgaaaaatcaccgaaaataaaggcatacaaaaaaaaattgatgctaaatcttttaaaattgcattactcgtcgagagtaccccttgggtgatttttcgattttcaaaaaactcaaaccttGACCGATTTGCAccacttgagcttgggtagactgtacaattcgtagttgctctccgtgattgacctgaaacaGCGAAATTACAcaacacaccgaatgacgcttgggagtagcaaatcattctcattgtacaagtttcgatgattcaagctttaaatagccaataacgacgccggccacgtccttacagtccaggggaaggaaaggactggtcatatgataatcgtcgcccgaaggccagaagggtagcctctatagcgtggttccctagcgattatcatgggaaGGTGGGAAAGGTGAGAATtgggattcactgaggtaagtgatgtgattatgtaaacgcgaactatggAGGACTCGACGacaagaaaattcgaaaatcacAACACGCGGTAGAGATTatcctaacgggtgttaaataaaaaatgagaattttttcaatacctttcagtaactcaaattaatagcgtaaaattttctttctccaagaaaattgctctttgggttccctagaaacagtaggcgtgtttggttttgctagtttgaatttagtcaaagcaaagatggcgtcaaAACAGCACGTTCTCCGTGAAcgcgttgtacggttctacggaacgcatttccagcaaggaaaaaagttcacggtggcacattttaaggaagaaaatgtacctgtcagtacggtatatcgtatcctgggttccctgaacgtagagcggaaggtcggaagtggtcgtccggtgacgataatgacgaagcagaggaagacatcgttaaagaagctgtttgacaacaaggacgtaaccagcctgcgtgacgccggtcggaaacatggctgctcccacgtattgatccatcggaccctcaagatggaaggaatcgtctgcaggaagaagacgaggtcgctggagtacacggaggagcagattgagacggttaaatcacagtgtcggtggatgaccaaaaaataccgcgggacgtctttcgttctggacgacgaaagctattttccgctatccaaaacgcatattccaggaaatgataattactactccagcgacaagtcatccacactgcctgaagtgaaatacaagttcaagcacaagtttgaaaaaaaggttatgttgtacatcgccatttccgaccggggcatttcaaagccttggttgagcggtctggcaatcaaccaacaaatctatcgcgaagagtgcctcgataaaatcctactgcctttcctgaacgagcattacgcggatgggaagtacgtcttctggccggacaaggcgtcttcccattacgccaagaagacgttgACGTATCTTgaagagaaaaagataccgttcgtgccgaaagatcgtaacccaacaaacttgccccagtgccgcccaatagaggatttctttggctcactcagtgccctagtgtataaaaacaattggagggctaagaacacgaagcaactgattacaagaatccggaattgtatccggaaaatagacgtaagtgccgtacaacgttcttgtgagagcatcgcgacaaagttgcgccGATCAGCAgacccttactcaaacattcactgacatttttttgaagaaaatacattatgttattaataaaaaatacagaaatcgatgaaaacaatttttttttatatgtgattgaaaaaattcttattttttatttaacacccgttaaaaaGGAAAACCTTTAGAATAAACCGACTATATATAAACCTGGAAAGATCACATAGGTTTTATCCAGAAACAACCGTCCCGGCGATATATACAGTTATTCAAGTACGTACGCTCTATCGCCTGTCCGACTAGTCCCAGAGGAGCCCTCTCGGTCGTCCCCAGGCCCCTGCAAAGACAACTCCATGCCGCCTCAATAATCTCTTGATGCTCTCTCTTGAAATTtgagattattttttttctaagacCCACCCACGGGAAACCCGAGAAGGCAACCAAGAGAACCTCCGAAACCAATCGAACCGGTAATATATTCCGT from Toxorhynchites rutilus septentrionalis strain SRP chromosome 3, ASM2978413v1, whole genome shotgun sequence encodes:
- the LOC129776093 gene encoding sex-regulated protein janus-A-like isoform X2 — its product is MIEAKLEAVPLVEIDEGIFKYVLIKVYGTEKVDGSEPAKNIVRGFARAQWHSDIYDEVSSSLAGLGLETECLGGGRIEHRPDQKLIKVYGYSQGYGKADHEEVKRILLTKYMGYQYEISDEGY
- the LOC129776093 gene encoding sex-regulated protein janus-A-like isoform X1; translation: MLVNSLVRNIFRTLFNFPAYSRYCTMIEAKLEAVPLVEIDEGIFKYVLIKVYGTEKVDGSEPAKNIVRGFARAQWHSDIYDEVSSSLAGLGLETECLGGGRIEHRPDQKLIKVYGYSQGYGKADHEEVKRILLTKYMGYQYEISDEGY